A genomic region of Manihot esculenta cultivar AM560-2 chromosome 15, M.esculenta_v8, whole genome shotgun sequence contains the following coding sequences:
- the LOC110601183 gene encoding calcium-binding protein KRP1, translating into MASSQNQNQSPSFHDYLPLMAQKLGGDGLIGELCNGFNLLMDSERGVITFESLKRNSAVLGLQDLSDDDLRCMLKEGDYDGDGALSQMEFCVLMFRLSPELMEESQFLVEEALMQELKDFSY; encoded by the coding sequence ATGGCGTCCTCACAAAACCAGAACCAGTCACCCAGCTTCCATGACTACCTTCCTCTTATGGCCCAGAAGCTTGGCGGCGATGGCCTAATCGGGGAGCTCTGCAATGGGTTCAATCTTTTGATGGATAGTGAAAGGGGTGTCATCACTTTCGAGAGTCTTAAAAGAAATTCTGCTGTATTGGGACTGCAAGATTTGAGTGATGATGATTTGAGGTGTATGTTAAAGGAAGGTGATTATGATGGTGATGGTGCACTGAGTCAGATGGAGTTCTGCGTTCTTATGTTCAGACTGAGCCCTGAGTTGATGGAAGAGTCCCAGTTTTTGGTCGAGGAGGCTCTTATGCAGGAGTTGAAGGATTTTTCTTATTGA